The genomic stretch AAACACATCGAGCGAGTCGGCGGCAGCCAGCCAATCCCGGTGGATGTCCGGGTATTGGCGGCCACCCACGTCGACCTGGAAGCCGCGATCGAGAAAAAACGCTTCCGTGAGGACTTGTACTACCGGCTGAATGTGCTGCAAGTCGTGACCGCGCCATTACGTGAGCGCCATGGCGACCTGTCGATGCTGGCCAACCACTTTTCCCATTTCTACAGCCATGAAACCGGCCGTCGTCCGCGCAGTTTCAGCGAAGACGCCTTGATCGCCATGGGTAAACACGACTGGCCGGGCAATGTCCGTGAGCTGGCCAACCGTGTACGCCGGGGCTTGGTGCTGGCCGAAGGGCGGCAGATCGAGGCCCGTGACCTGGGGCTGATCAGCCAACAGTCGATTGCCACACCGATGGGCACCCTCGAAGACTACAAGACCCGGGCCGAACGCCAGGCGTTGTGCGATGTGTTGAACCGGCACAGCGACAACCTCAGCGTGGCCGCCAAAGTGCTGGGGGTTTCACGGCCGACGTTCTACCGCTTGCTGCATAAACACCAGATCCGCTAGGGCGCGGTGCTTCTTCCGGCAAGAAGCTGAAAAGGCCCGCTGCGATGCAAGTCGCAGCGGGCCTTTTCATAGTGTCGCGGTTTAGAAGTAGTACGGGAATTTCAGGCTGAAGGAAAAGTCCGGGGCATCGTCGGTCATGCCGATGGACAGGTTGGGTACGATGGTCAGGTTGTCGGTGGCCGCAATGGTCATGCCGACGTTGAAGTAACCGGCGTTGGCGTCACTGGACACCACAGATTCCCAGTCCGCGCCATCCTGTTTCAACTTGCTCTTGCGTTGTACAAGGTCAGAGACCGAGAACGACATACTCATTTTTTCGTTCAGTGCGAAGGCTATGCCTGCGCCGATCTGGAAGCTGTCGCCGATACGGACCTTGCCCGGGGTTTTCTGGTTGACCGTGGAACTGATGTCGTCAAACGATTCCTCCAGGTTGTGGGTGTAGGACAAGCTGCCGAACAACACGGCCGGGTCAAACGTCTTGACCAGCGAAACCCCCGGGGTGATCGACCAGACGCCGTTGCCGGTCGGCAGGGTGTCAGGCACGAACAGGTTGGTGTTGGCGTCGGTCTGACGCAGCTTGATACCGAACGGGTCCTTGCCGGTCGGGGCTTTCACCCGCAGGGTGACCACCGCGTCCGGGGTGTTGGCCGACTCGTCCAGGAACTTGTAGGCGATGCCGAAGTTGACGTCGCCAATGGTCGGATCCCGCGAAACATCCTGTTCCGTGGTGACGTTGGCTGCGCCCTGATTGCCGCCGCCCGACTGATAAGTCGAATCGCGATACACGACCGGCACGTTCACGTCGAACTGCCAGCGGTTATCGAAGTTGTAGCGGCCCGTCAGGTCGAGGGTCCAGGTATCGGCCTTGATCCGGTCGAGGTTGATGTTGCCCAGAAAGATCGAGTCCAGTGCCAGGAAGCCGTTGAGAATCAGCTGGCGAGTGTCATAACGCGAATAGGTTATGCCGGTTTCAAAGCTGAACTTGCCGCCGCCAAAGAAGCCGCTGGCCTCGTCGTACAGGTTGGACACACTCTGTGCAGGTTGCGAATCGTCGGCAAGCGACTGGCCGTAAGAAGCGCCACTGCCCCCGGCGGCGCCCCCCGACGCTGCTGCGGCCCCGGTACCGGTGGCCACTTTCGGATTGCCTTTCATGTCGGCTGGCGATTTGGCCAGGCGTTTCGGTGGTGGGGAAGCTGGTTGATCTTCGACCTGGCGGACCCGTTGCTCGAGTACCGCCAGGGCTTTTTGTTGTACTTCGTATCGTTGCTTCAGCTCCAGAAGTTCCTGTTTCAGGGTCTCCACATCCGCATCGGGTGCTGCTTGCAGCATCGCCGCGGGTAGAAGAGTACTCAAACATACAGCGGCACGCAGTGA from Pseudomonas allokribbensis encodes the following:
- a CDS encoding transporter → MYRSVSLRAAVCLSTLLPAAMLQAAPDADVETLKQELLELKQRYEVQQKALAVLEQRVRQVEDQPASPPPKRLAKSPADMKGNPKVATGTGAAAASGGAAGGSGASYGQSLADDSQPAQSVSNLYDEASGFFGGGKFSFETGITYSRYDTRQLILNGFLALDSIFLGNINLDRIKADTWTLDLTGRYNFDNRWQFDVNVPVVYRDSTYQSGGGNQGAANVTTEQDVSRDPTIGDVNFGIAYKFLDESANTPDAVVTLRVKAPTGKDPFGIKLRQTDANTNLFVPDTLPTGNGVWSITPGVSLVKTFDPAVLFGSLSYTHNLEESFDDISSTVNQKTPGKVRIGDSFQIGAGIAFALNEKMSMSFSVSDLVQRKSKLKQDGADWESVVSSDANAGYFNVGMTIAATDNLTIVPNLSIGMTDDAPDFSFSLKFPYYF